From Thunnus albacares chromosome 22, fThuAlb1.1, whole genome shotgun sequence, the proteins below share one genomic window:
- the LOC122973924 gene encoding leucine rich adaptor protein 1-like, producing the protein MDEDNNVLPELKDIETKLGRKVPDSLIRSLVGGKHHDRHEKAAAAPHLVNGKLRANSADLKRLESKMLFLKQEMAHLRAIDVKLMQQLMSINEGIESIRWMIEDKGGVASQEGSLTGSLYSLSDSQDGTSLRGSLNSLNDGNSDGLDGLSVGSYLDTLAEDLPDNPSPTDLDCFVDKTVIDGDAFSKTPLKLRVESDEYYCFG; encoded by the exons ATGGACGAGGACAACAACGTCTTGCCTGAGTTGAAGGACATTGAGACAAAGTTGGGTCGGAAAGTCCCAGATAGTCTCATCCGTTCTCTTGTTGGAGGAAAACATCACGACAGGCACGAGAAGGCGGCGGCAGCGCCGCATTTAGTGAATGGCAAACTTCGTGCCAATTCTGCGGACTTGAAAAGACTGGAGAGCAAAATGCTATTCCTGAAACAAGAAATG GCACACCTGCGAGCCATTGATGTGAAGCTGATGCAGCAGCTCATGTCAATCAACGAGGGCATAGAGTCCATCCGCTGGATGATAGAAGACAAAGGAGGCGTGGCCAGCCAGGAGGGCAGCCTGACGGGCAGCTTGTACAGCCTGTCAGACAGCCAGGACGGTACTTCCCTGCGAGGCAGCCTCAACAGCTTGAATGATGGCAACAGCGACGGGCTAGATGGTTTGTCCGTCGGTAGTTACCTGGACACGCTCGCAGAGGATCTCCCGGACAACCCCTCACCTACGGACCTTGACTGTTTTGTGGATAAAACAGTGATTGACGGCGACGCTTTCAGCAAAACGCCACTGAAACTCAGGGTGGAATCAGATGAATACTACTGCTTTGGATAA